In Bacillus pumilus, the sequence CTAGCTCTTTATTCAGCATCACGTCGTTATTTTTCAGCCTTGACGTTAAATTTAGATCCTCCATGACATCTTTGATATACAGTGATTTATTTTCAATGATGCGGGCGTAATGTCTGATTTCATGACCTGAAAGAGGATAGTTTGGATCTTTGATGATTTCAGCATAGCCTTGAATAGAAGCTAATGGTGTTTTAATGTCATGAGAAATATGACTGATCCATTCTTCCCGCATTTGCTCTAATTTGTCTTTTTCTTTTTTGCTTGAAGCTAGTTGTTCTGATAAGTGATTGACATTATAGTAGACATCTTTATACATCCCCTTAGTTGGCAGGTTTGTCGTGTAATCGCCGTTTGCTAACCGCTGGATTCCATGAATGACACGGCCGAGCGGTTTTGTGAGCTGCCGGCTGAATAGATAGCCAATGATTAGCGCAATGATGGCATCTATTGATAATAAAATGATCGTCCCGATATTGAATCTCGTCACTAAATCCTTCGTGTCGAACGAGAATAGATATTTTCCGAGTGAAGGATTCTTAAATCCGATAAAGTAGCTGTATTCCTTACCCTTTACTTTCTTTCCACCGGCATAAATGGTCGATAATAATTGCTTATCCTTATATTTATGTAAGTTCACGATTTCTAAAGGTGTATATTTGTCCTTTAATCCTTTAGGTGCTCGGATATGATACACATCTTGTCCATTTTCGTCCAATATTTGAACCCACGCATTTTGCTGTTTTAAAGCCTGCTGCCCTTCTTTTTTTACGGTGATTCCTTGATCGGAAAAGGTGATATATTGCTCAAATGATCTTGTGAAGGTTTCGGGCGTATTTTCTTCGCTATGCTGGCTGCTTGCTTGCAGTACAAGCCATATCATGAATCCAAATAAGTTGATAAAGACAGTGATAATGGTCACGATAATGACAGAGACCATATATCTGCCTGTTAATCGCCAATTCATCCTTACGCATCCTTTACAACAAATTTATAGCCCAGCCCTTTAACAGTGACGAGAAACTCCGGTGTTGACGGGGAGGCTTCTATTTTCTCCCGAAGTCTACGTATATGAACCATCACCGTATTGTCAGAACCGAAGAAGTCTTCTCCCCATACGGTTTGATAAAGTGTTTCTTTACTGATAACGCGATTTGGGTGCTGTAAGAAATAGGTCATGAGCATAAGCTCTTTCGGTGTTAGCTCAATTGCCGCTCCATTTTTGGTGAGCTCTGCTTGCTGCTCGTTTAATTCAAAGGGTCCTTTTTTGATCACAGTATCGGTTTGAGAAGGCTGTAAGTAAGATGATCTTCTCAGCTGCGCTTTGACCCGATAGGCGACTTCCTTAGGGCTGAAGGGTTTCGTAATGTAGTCATCCCCGCCGATCGCAAGTCCTACAATTTTGTCTGTTTCCTCACCCTTTGCCGACAAAAAGATAATCGGAACATGGGAGATTTCTCTTATTTGTTTGCAAATATCATAGCCTTCACCGTCTGGCAGCATGATATCTAGTATGACCAAATCGGGATGTTCTTGCTGAAATTTTGCCAATCCATCACGGGCAGTCGAAGCAGTGATCACGCGATCAATACCTTCTCTTGTTAATACGGTGTTGATCAGTTCTAATATTTCTTTTTCGTCATCTATAATTAATACCTTGCTGTGAAGCTGTAACATACATTGATCACTCCTATGAAGTCATTGTCATTATTATACCCAATGTTTATTCATAGTGAAAAAATCAACACCGTTTGACCACAGAAAAAAGCCAATTTTCTTTTTTGAGTGAGAAAATTGGCTTTTTGCAATTCGGATGACTTTAGCGTTTCACAACAAATGTTGTCACACTTTGAGCCGGGAGATGGGCCCAAAATTGATTGCCTGATATATTTAAATCTGTTCCAGGCTGAAGGTTGCTGTTACTACTCGTAATCCA encodes:
- a CDS encoding sensor histidine kinase, which gives rise to MNWRLTGRYMVSVIIVTIITVFINLFGFMIWLVLQASSQHSEENTPETFTRSFEQYITFSDQGITVKKEGQQALKQQNAWVQILDENGQDVYHIRAPKGLKDKYTPLEIVNLHKYKDKQLLSTIYAGGKKVKGKEYSYFIGFKNPSLGKYLFSFDTKDLVTRFNIGTIILLSIDAIIALIIGYLFSRQLTKPLGRVIHGIQRLANGDYTTNLPTKGMYKDVYYNVNHLSEQLASSKKEKDKLEQMREEWISHISHDIKTPLASIQGYAEIIKDPNYPLSGHEIRHYARIIENKSLYIKDVMEDLNLTSRLKNNDVMLNKELVNIVSLLRETLIDILNDSRYADQLIELQTNVEKLMLNLDAILIRRAVTNLILNALVHNDHDVQIVVQIEQKEQTHVTIKDNGKGIEEEELEKVFDRYYRGTNTGVTHAGSGLGMAIAKDIIQKHGGDITISSTLGKGTTIDIQLPS
- a CDS encoding response regulator transcription factor produces the protein MLQLHSKVLIIDDEKEILELINTVLTREGIDRVITASTARDGLAKFQQEHPDLVILDIMLPDGEGYDICKQIREISHVPIIFLSAKGEETDKIVGLAIGGDDYITKPFSPKEVAYRVKAQLRRSSYLQPSQTDTVIKKGPFELNEQQAELTKNGAAIELTPKELMLMTYFLQHPNRVISKETLYQTVWGEDFFGSDNTVMVHIRRLREKIEASPSTPEFLVTVKGLGYKFVVKDA